In the genome of Carnobacterium pleistocenium FTR1, one region contains:
- the fadD gene encoding long-chain-fatty-acid--CoA ligase FadD, protein MNLDWIKVRSVLTPDRTALVDPLKKIECTYKDLNVRAENLAHYLRQQGVVKGDRVALYAPNDLSYFDVLLACIKLGAIFIPLNWRLKPIEIKRVLENAEPKLILHASQISERLSFVEASLLSLDVDSKKYNDICDSSTHVEFQSESLELDTPVMLIYTTGTTGDPKGAIITHNGMVNNSMNTIMSWNITHDDVTIASAPMFHIAGLSGIIIPLLLIGGKVIINRFFDGVHTNELIKQYKPTMLFMVPTMYYGLISAENFSKSNLKSVHTFVAGGSPPLKGVVNYFVKEKIPLINSYGLTEAGPNNFKLTSETALQQPFSIGYPSFFVEAKIVDENNEEVEQGQIGELLLAGQHTFKGYWNKDEETQKAFLGAYVRTGDLAKRDENGLYYIVDRKKEMIITGGENVFPSEVEEVLNANPYVKNSVVVGYEHPRYGQSVGAALIYDGDSSNIAELEQHAYANLAGYKTPKQYLFLETFPVNSVGKIDKREISRLLNELSVIKINL, encoded by the coding sequence GTGAATTTAGATTGGATAAAAGTACGTTCAGTGTTAACACCTGATAGAACCGCTTTGGTCGATCCATTAAAAAAAATAGAGTGCACATACAAGGACCTTAATGTCCGCGCCGAGAACTTAGCCCATTATCTTAGACAACAAGGTGTAGTAAAAGGGGATAGAGTTGCACTTTATGCACCAAATGATCTGAGTTACTTTGATGTTTTGCTTGCATGTATAAAATTAGGAGCCATTTTTATTCCATTGAACTGGCGTCTGAAACCAATTGAAATCAAAAGAGTACTAGAAAATGCAGAACCCAAACTTATTTTGCATGCTAGTCAAATCAGTGAACGTTTGTCTTTTGTAGAGGCTTCTTTGTTGTCGCTAGATGTTGATAGTAAAAAGTACAATGATATATGTGATAGTTCGACTCATGTGGAATTCCAATCTGAATCCTTAGAGTTGGATACACCAGTTATGCTGATTTATACGACTGGAACAACCGGTGATCCAAAAGGAGCAATCATTACTCATAACGGAATGGTCAACAATTCTATGAATACGATCATGAGCTGGAACATTACGCATGATGATGTCACGATCGCCAGTGCGCCGATGTTTCATATAGCAGGCCTTTCCGGTATTATTATTCCTTTGTTGCTGATTGGTGGAAAAGTGATCATCAATCGCTTTTTTGATGGAGTCCATACGAATGAACTAATCAAACAATATAAACCTACGATGCTGTTTATGGTACCCACTATGTATTATGGGTTGATCAGCGCCGAGAACTTCAGTAAGAGTAATTTGAAAAGTGTGCACACATTTGTGGCTGGAGGTTCTCCACCGCTTAAAGGAGTAGTGAATTATTTTGTAAAAGAAAAAATTCCACTGATCAATTCGTACGGGTTAACAGAAGCAGGACCTAATAATTTTAAATTAACGAGCGAAACCGCTTTGCAGCAGCCATTTAGTATCGGCTATCCGAGCTTCTTTGTTGAAGCAAAAATAGTAGATGAGAATAATGAAGAAGTTGAACAGGGGCAAATAGGTGAGTTGTTGTTGGCAGGACAACATACTTTCAAAGGATATTGGAACAAAGATGAAGAAACCCAAAAAGCCTTTTTGGGAGCATATGTCAGAACAGGTGACTTGGCGAAAAGGGATGAAAATGGGCTTTATTATATTGTTGACCGCAAAAAGGAAATGATCATCACGGGTGGAGAAAATGTTTTTCCATCTGAAGTAGAGGAAGTTTTGAATGCCAATCCTTATGTGAAGAATTCTGTAGTAGTTGGCTATGAACACCCAAGATATGGACAATCTGTTGGGGCGGCTCTTATTTATGATGGAGATAGTTCCAACATAGCAGAGTTGGAACAACACGCATATGCCAACTTAGCTGGGTATAAAACACCGAAACAGTATCTTTTTTTAGAAACATTTCCAGTAAATTCAGTCGGTAAAATCGACAAAAGAGAGATTAGTCGCCTTTTGAATGAATTATCGGTTATAAAAATAAACCTCTAA
- the fadE gene encoding acyl-CoA dehydrogenase FadE: MENREQILKEMYPEDILKFSESLTDGEIVVLQRVRKAVDEHLRPVINDYWKKGEFPFEEFKHVANTGLISDPALFENQPNRFMWRNTYFLFLAYDLYKFDASIATFFGVHAGLGYFSFLLGGSPEQQMRWLPKLQNFELQTCFALTEPEHGSDTAAGLATTASREGDKWILNGEKRWVGGASSADLIPVYARDLADNKVKCFIVEKGQKGLSVDDIDDKIALRIVQNGNIHLDNVEVAESNRLQNINGFKDVAKVLYATRAGVAYAGAGMMAGSLEAALEYTTNRVQFGKPIASFQLVQEKLARMQANAVNALALSARLAELQERGEFSEINASLAKMNNSLRLRETAALGREVCGGNGITLERNVARFFCDAEAIYSYEGTHEMNALIIGRKLTGISAFV, translated from the coding sequence TTGGAAAATAGAGAACAAATATTGAAGGAAATGTACCCAGAAGATATTTTGAAATTCTCGGAAAGTTTAACAGATGGCGAAATTGTCGTCCTTCAGCGTGTCCGTAAAGCAGTAGATGAACATCTAAGACCCGTTATTAATGATTACTGGAAAAAAGGAGAATTTCCGTTTGAAGAATTTAAACATGTAGCGAACACAGGATTGATAAGTGATCCTGCACTGTTTGAAAATCAACCAAATCGATTTATGTGGCGAAACACTTACTTCTTATTCTTGGCATATGATTTGTACAAATTTGATGCCTCGATTGCAACATTCTTTGGCGTACACGCCGGACTTGGCTACTTCTCTTTCTTATTAGGCGGCAGCCCAGAACAACAAATGAGATGGTTGCCTAAACTGCAAAATTTCGAATTACAAACGTGCTTTGCCTTAACGGAACCGGAACATGGATCTGATACAGCTGCAGGATTAGCAACTACTGCAAGCCGTGAAGGAGATAAATGGATCTTAAATGGTGAAAAACGTTGGGTCGGTGGAGCGAGCTCAGCTGATTTGATTCCAGTATATGCGCGTGATTTGGCTGACAACAAGGTGAAATGTTTTATTGTAGAAAAAGGACAAAAAGGGTTGAGCGTAGATGATATTGATGACAAGATCGCTTTACGCATCGTTCAAAATGGAAATATTCATTTGGATAACGTGGAAGTGGCTGAAAGCAATCGTCTACAAAACATCAATGGGTTCAAAGATGTGGCGAAGGTATTGTACGCAACACGTGCTGGAGTGGCTTATGCTGGAGCAGGGATGATGGCAGGATCTTTAGAGGCAGCTCTTGAATATACAACTAATCGGGTTCAATTTGGCAAACCAATCGCAAGTTTCCAACTGGTACAAGAAAAACTAGCCAGAATGCAAGCAAATGCAGTCAATGCATTAGCTTTAAGTGCTCGGTTAGCTGAGTTACAAGAAAGAGGCGAATTCAGTGAAATCAATGCGTCTCTTGCTAAAATGAACAACTCTTTACGCTTAAGAGAAACGGCTGCACTTGGACGTGAAGTTTGTGGTGGGAACGGTATTACACTTGAAAGAAATGTCGCACGATTCTTCTGTGATGCAGAAGCAATCTATTCTTATGAAGGTACTCATGAAATGAATGCGTTGATCATCGGACGTAAATTAACTGGTATATCTGCTTTCGTTTAA
- a CDS encoding acetyl-CoA hydrolase/transferase family protein produces MTFNDQYQAKLKSLTEAASQIQSNEVILSNPVAAMPISLITAITKRYKEYENVKLFSAFVIHPFDFFTNPEVAERIRYHSFFMGPLERQLIPYGTFSIDPVNFSNLKLLIEQRIKPTTFVTTVSEMDADGYFNFGPMGVTIGEVGSKVAEKVIIQVNKNVPVVHGTHNQIHIDDVDMIVEQDEQLLEVPETPSSNIDKKIAEWIVPHVRDGSTIQIGFGGLANAVSYGLDSKKDLAVHTEMITESMVYLTEKGVISGPIRGGFAMGTRKLYDFSGKNSQISIEPLHLVNDPSRIAQIDNFVSVNGCLMADLTGQVVSEGAGTRFISSVGGANDFVRGATKSKGGQSFICLPSTNKNEKTGEVTSTIVFSFPKATPVTVPRADVQYIVTEHGIADMFNRSIEDRVEEMISIADPAFREELREQAIKAGYIKNVMPMSLT; encoded by the coding sequence ATGACTTTTAATGATCAATATCAAGCTAAATTAAAAAGCCTGACTGAAGCTGCTTCACAGATTCAAAGCAATGAAGTGATTTTGTCTAACCCAGTTGCGGCTATGCCGATCTCACTGATCACTGCTATCACTAAACGGTATAAAGAGTACGAAAATGTCAAATTGTTTTCTGCATTTGTGATTCATCCGTTTGATTTTTTCACTAATCCGGAAGTTGCGGAACGAATCAGATACCATTCTTTCTTCATGGGACCTCTAGAACGTCAGTTGATTCCATACGGTACATTTTCGATAGATCCGGTCAACTTTTCTAATTTGAAACTGTTGATTGAACAACGGATCAAACCGACAACATTTGTTACGACTGTTTCTGAAATGGATGCAGACGGGTATTTCAACTTTGGGCCGATGGGCGTCACTATCGGAGAGGTCGGCAGTAAAGTAGCTGAAAAAGTTATTATTCAAGTTAACAAAAATGTTCCAGTCGTTCATGGGACCCATAATCAAATTCATATCGATGATGTGGATATGATTGTTGAACAAGATGAACAGTTGCTTGAAGTCCCAGAGACGCCTTCCAGCAATATCGATAAAAAAATTGCTGAGTGGATCGTTCCTCATGTCAGAGACGGTTCGACTATCCAAATCGGGTTCGGCGGTTTGGCAAATGCTGTCAGTTATGGGCTGGACAGTAAAAAAGATTTAGCTGTGCATACTGAAATGATCACGGAATCGATGGTATATTTGACTGAAAAAGGAGTAATTTCCGGACCGATACGAGGCGGTTTTGCAATGGGAACGCGCAAATTGTATGACTTCAGTGGTAAAAATAGCCAAATCAGTATCGAACCGTTGCACCTTGTAAATGATCCATCGAGAATTGCTCAAATCGACAACTTTGTTTCTGTTAATGGCTGTTTGATGGCTGATTTAACTGGGCAAGTGGTTTCAGAAGGAGCTGGCACACGCTTTATCAGTTCGGTTGGTGGAGCCAATGACTTCGTACGCGGAGCAACAAAATCCAAAGGTGGCCAAAGCTTTATCTGTTTACCGTCTACAAATAAAAATGAAAAAACGGGTGAAGTGACTTCTACGATTGTGTTCTCTTTCCCAAAAGCTACTCCAGTAACAGTTCCACGGGCTGACGTTCAGTATATTGTGACTGAACATGGGATAGCAGATATGTTCAATAGAAGTATCGAAGATCGTGTAGAAGAAATGATTTCAATCGCAGATCCAGCTTTCAGAGAGGAACTGAGAGAACAAGCTATAAAAGCAGGCTACATCAAAAATGTAATGCCAATGTCATTAACTTGA